The following are encoded in a window of Brevibacillus sp. DP1.3A genomic DNA:
- a CDS encoding NAD(P)H-dependent glycerol-3-phosphate dehydrogenase: protein MRKVEGDVLIQNVTVIGAGSWGTALATVLADNGHQVTLWVRDTKLAEEINSKHVNEKYLPGETLSANIVATTNIQEAVIGKRIVLLVVPSHAMRQICQQVAPYLEPDVLLIHATKGFELESLKRMSEVIAEEVPGEIASRLAVLSGPSHAEEVVKRQPTTIVMASESEESMLRSQDLLMNTNFRVYTNPDLIGAEIAGALKNIIALGAGMSDGLGYGDNAKAALLTRGLAEISRLGIKLGAKPLTFSGLAGVGDLIATCTSKHSRNWRAGYLLGQGKKLDDVLAQMGMVVEGVRTTNAAFSLSQREQVEMPITSVLYGMLFEGKEARQGVEELMGRGKTFEMAYLNPEAE, encoded by the coding sequence ATGAGAAAAGTGGAGGGGGACGTATTGATTCAAAATGTTACGGTGATTGGGGCCGGAAGCTGGGGAACGGCACTTGCTACAGTCTTGGCGGACAACGGGCATCAGGTTACGCTTTGGGTACGGGATACCAAGCTGGCAGAAGAAATAAACAGCAAACATGTGAATGAAAAGTACCTGCCGGGAGAAACGCTTTCAGCAAACATTGTGGCGACAACCAACATTCAAGAGGCGGTAATTGGCAAACGTATTGTTCTTCTCGTTGTTCCTTCCCATGCCATGCGCCAAATTTGTCAGCAAGTGGCGCCGTACTTAGAACCGGATGTACTTTTGATTCATGCGACAAAAGGCTTTGAACTGGAAAGTCTGAAGCGAATGTCAGAAGTCATTGCGGAAGAGGTGCCAGGCGAGATTGCGTCCAGATTGGCTGTGCTGTCAGGACCGAGCCATGCCGAGGAGGTAGTCAAACGGCAACCAACGACAATTGTGATGGCGTCTGAATCGGAAGAAAGCATGCTGCGATCTCAGGATTTGCTGATGAATACGAATTTTCGTGTGTATACAAACCCAGATTTGATTGGCGCTGAGATCGCCGGAGCGTTGAAGAACATCATTGCACTTGGTGCAGGGATGTCTGATGGCTTAGGATATGGAGACAACGCTAAGGCAGCACTGTTGACCCGTGGCTTGGCGGAAATTAGCCGTCTGGGTATTAAGCTCGGTGCGAAGCCACTTACGTTTTCTGGTCTGGCTGGTGTTGGCGATTTGATTGCCACATGTACGAGTAAACACAGCCGAAACTGGCGTGCAGGCTATTTGCTCGGACAAGGAAAAAAACTCGATGACGTACTGGCACAGATGGGTATGGTCGTCGAAGGCGTTCGCACGACAAATGCAGCCTTTTCCTTATCGCAACGTGAGCAAGTGGAAATGCCAATCACTTCTGTTCTGTATGGTATGCTGTTTGAAGGAAAAGAAGCTCGTCAAGGCGTGGAAGAACTGATGGGGCGTGGAAAAACCTTTGAAATGGCGTACCTCAATCCCGAAGCGGAATAA